From the Xyrauchen texanus isolate HMW12.3.18 chromosome 49, RBS_HiC_50CHRs, whole genome shotgun sequence genome, one window contains:
- the LOC127640211 gene encoding uncharacterized protein LOC127640211, whose amino-acid sequence MHKSYQPLKPATNKYLQQKLDQTRYEDHRSKVKGAKHVVDTSGIQTPAHIQLKLKKLQVQEERLAIVERDNKLLAGRLATITQSKGLVDHRNDYSEYSLNAEKRREELLQVTNENLAIYQRITARKSEYRRELWEEDWEKVERRRDDIARYPRGVTDKQKSKKSVKFSGGVRTESAVVQRCGRRPQRRNHRKYHMSTLTTTSEINATMLLNPVFLFNHWVAP is encoded by the exons ATGCATAAATCATACCAGCCGCTGAAACCTGCAACCAACAAATACCTGCAGCAAAAATTGGACCAGACGCGATATGAAGACCACCGCAGCaag GTGAAAGGTGCCAAACATGTGGTGGACACCAGTGGCATTCAAACACCTGCACATATCCAGCTCAAACTGAAGAAACTTCAG gtACAGGAAGAGAGACTGGCTATCGTAGAGAGAGATAATAAACTACTGGCAGGCAGACTAGCTACTATCACGCAATCTAAAGGTCTCGTGGACCACCGGAACGATTATTCAGAGTACAG TCTGAACGCTGAAAAACGGAGGGAGGAGCTTTTACAGGTGACAAACGAAAACCTGGCGATCTACCAACGAATTACGGCACGTAAATCTGAATACAGGCGGGAACTCTGGGAGGAGGACTGGGAGAAAGTAGAAAGAAGGAGAGATGACATCGCTCGCTATCCGCGAGGAGTGACCGATAAACAG AAATCTAAGAAGAGTGTAAAGTTTTCTGGAGGCGTCAGGACAGAGTCAGCGGTCGTCCAGCGGTGTGGAAGACGACCACAGCGGAGAAATCACAGAAAATACCACATGTCAACACTCACCACAACCAGTGAAATAAACGCAACCATGTTACTCAACCCTGTTTTCCTGTTCAACCACTGGGTGGCGCCATAA